A single region of the Marinobacter nanhaiticus D15-8W genome encodes:
- the lepA gene encoding translation elongation factor 4: protein MTDLSHIRNFSIIAHIDHGKSTLADRFIQVCGGLTDREMAEQVLDSMDLERERGITIKAQSVTLRYKAKDGIEYELNMIDTPGHVDFSYEVSRSLFACEGALLVVDAGQGVEAQSVANCYTAIEQGLEVVPVLNKMDLPQAEPERVAQEIEDIIGIEASNAVRCSAKNGMGVEDVLEELIRLVPPPQGNIDGALQALIIDSWFDNYLGVVSLVRVRQGSLRKGDKILIKSTGKAWIADKVGIFTPKPTETGVLGTGEVGFVVAGIKDIHGAPVGDTITHQKTPDTAPVPGFKKVKPQVYAGLFPVSADDYDDFREALEKLTLNDASLFFEPESSDALGFGFRCGFLGMLHMEIIQERLEREYDIDLITTAPTVVYEVVTKQNETVYVDNPSRLPDVGSIEEMREPIVEANILVPQEHLGNVIALCEEKRGVQKNMLFLSSQVQLTYELPMAEVVLDFFDRIKSASRGFASLDYHFKRFQTADLVRLDVLINAERVDALALIVHRVQAHYRGRAVIEKMKELIPRQMFDIAIQAAIGNHVIARQTVKALRKNVTAKCYGGDVSRKKKLLQKQKEGKKRMKQLGNVEVPQEAFLAVLRVDN from the coding sequence GTGACTGACCTGAGCCACATCCGTAACTTTTCCATCATCGCCCACATCGATCACGGAAAATCCACCCTCGCAGACCGTTTCATCCAGGTATGCGGCGGCCTGACCGACCGAGAAATGGCCGAGCAGGTCCTGGATTCCATGGATCTGGAGCGTGAACGCGGTATTACCATCAAGGCCCAGAGCGTCACCCTGCGCTACAAGGCGAAGGACGGGATCGAGTACGAACTCAACATGATCGACACCCCGGGCCACGTCGACTTTTCCTACGAGGTCTCCCGCTCGCTGTTTGCCTGTGAAGGCGCGCTGCTGGTGGTGGACGCCGGGCAGGGTGTCGAGGCCCAGTCGGTGGCTAACTGCTATACCGCAATCGAGCAGGGGCTTGAGGTTGTTCCGGTACTCAACAAGATGGACCTGCCCCAGGCCGAGCCGGAGCGCGTGGCGCAGGAAATCGAGGATATCATCGGTATCGAAGCGTCCAACGCCGTACGTTGCAGTGCCAAGAACGGTATGGGCGTGGAAGATGTGCTGGAGGAACTGATCCGGCTGGTGCCGCCGCCTCAAGGCAATATCGATGGCGCTCTTCAGGCGCTGATTATCGACTCCTGGTTCGACAACTATCTGGGCGTGGTGTCGCTGGTTCGCGTGCGTCAGGGCAGTCTACGCAAAGGGGACAAGATCCTGATCAAGTCCACGGGCAAGGCCTGGATTGCGGACAAGGTCGGTATCTTTACGCCGAAACCGACGGAGACCGGTGTGCTCGGTACGGGCGAGGTAGGTTTCGTGGTCGCCGGCATCAAGGACATCCATGGCGCGCCAGTGGGCGATACCATCACCCACCAGAAGACCCCCGATACGGCGCCGGTTCCCGGCTTCAAGAAGGTCAAGCCGCAGGTCTACGCCGGCCTGTTCCCGGTCAGCGCCGACGACTACGACGACTTCCGCGAAGCGCTTGAGAAACTCACCCTCAACGACGCCTCCCTGTTCTTCGAGCCTGAAAGCTCGGACGCGCTGGGCTTCGGTTTCCGGTGTGGTTTCCTGGGCATGCTGCATATGGAGATTATCCAGGAGCGGCTGGAGCGTGAATACGACATCGACCTGATCACCACTGCGCCCACCGTCGTATACGAAGTGGTCACCAAGCAGAACGAGACGGTGTACGTCGATAACCCTTCACGCCTGCCGGACGTGGGCAGTATCGAGGAGATGCGCGAGCCGATCGTCGAGGCCAACATCCTGGTGCCCCAGGAACACTTGGGTAACGTCATCGCCCTGTGTGAAGAAAAGCGGGGCGTGCAGAAGAACATGCTGTTCCTGTCAAGCCAGGTGCAGTTGACCTATGAGCTGCCGATGGCGGAAGTGGTTCTCGATTTCTTTGATAGGATCAAGTCGGCCAGTCGCGGTTTCGCCTCGCTGGACTATCATTTCAAGCGATTCCAGACGGCGGACCTGGTGCGCCTCGATGTACTGATCAACGCCGAACGGGTCGATGCCCTGGCGCTTATCGTCCATCGCGTACAGGCCCATTATCGCGGGCGGGCCGTCATCGAGAAGATGAAAGAGCTGATTCCGCGGCAAATGTTCGATATCGCCATCCAGGCTGCTATCGGCAACCACGTAATTGCCCGCCAGACGGTCAAGGCCCTGCGCAAGAACGTAACGGCAAAATGCTATGGCGGTGACGTAAGCCGGAAGAAGAAACTGTTGCAGAAACAGAAAGAAGGTAAAAAGCGCATGAAGCAGCTTGGTAATGTCGAGGTGCCCCAGGAAGCGTTTCTTGCCGTACTCCGCGTCGATAATTAG
- a CDS encoding bifunctional diguanylate cyclase/phosphodiesterase, which produces MAKDLTIGQLARQRPSRVAWLVLIISLALTVGAWRFSIILVDDRTEARFETQSLQLKTAIEERLLNYEQVLAGSAGLFAVADLVGRDDWRLYVNKLDINRYYPGIQGIGFTARVDGDEVVEFVERIREQGLPDYLVNPAGVRAEYHPIVFLEPSTQRNKRAYGYDAFGDPAHRIAMERARDTGEATMTGKVVLVQEQVDDEQAGFLMYFPVYEGDKVPQILEERRMRLRGFVFSAFRMNNLMDGIVGLISPFLDVRIYDSDVPVEDALMYGSNLGSLENEYTFEMSQKVRHGGRTWLLQTRTTPAFDYLASDPRPLIVAVAGLIISVLLFAFALVMVRSRLLAQINAGRYRAITEGASNVTLILDRRGRLNYVSPSSETILGFDPTRVSELTLEQQVHPDDWPQLQQCFEQALTEPGRALPVVHARIRDAEGGWRNMEGTYTAMIDVPGVNGVVLSLRDLTELKAAQSELHRLAFYDPLTGLANRQLFRDRLEHVIRRCKRSGKSAALMFLDLDGFKRINDTLGHDVGDELLSTVAGWLQGCVREEDSVARLGGDEFVVLLSEVTGSDAAATVAENILRRLCQRIRLGEHEVGVTVSIGLAMIPDDSEDATSLMKYADLAMYRAKEMGRNNAQFFTPAMNIQAARRMLQQEELANALESDSFTLHYQPKFDLARETVLGVEAFLRWQHPERGLIPANQFISLAEESGLIVRLGEMALRQACIEIQALERAGFENLHVSVNLSSRQITDPRFLEMFRQVITETGVAPERLELELPSELLNEDPETVQRLLGSLHDIGVYLILDNFGASNCSLAAMQRLPLNAVKIDHEFIRDIPYNATATDVTSAVIALAHKLHLTVIAEGVETPQQLNFLRAAGCAQAQGNLFSYPLDEDALIGFLLRQEERLTL; this is translated from the coding sequence ATGGCAAAGGACCTGACTATTGGGCAGCTGGCCCGCCAGCGCCCCTCGCGAGTGGCGTGGCTTGTGCTCATCATCTCGTTGGCGTTGACGGTAGGGGCCTGGCGCTTTTCGATCATTCTCGTTGACGACCGAACCGAAGCGCGGTTCGAAACTCAATCCCTCCAGCTCAAGACCGCCATCGAGGAGCGTTTGCTGAACTACGAGCAGGTGCTGGCCGGCAGCGCCGGCCTGTTCGCCGTCGCGGACCTGGTGGGGCGGGACGACTGGCGCCTTTATGTCAATAAGCTGGACATCAATCGGTACTATCCCGGTATCCAGGGCATCGGCTTTACCGCCCGCGTGGACGGCGACGAAGTAGTGGAGTTCGTCGAGCGCATTCGCGAACAGGGCCTGCCGGACTACCTCGTCAATCCGGCCGGGGTAAGGGCCGAATACCATCCCATCGTTTTTCTCGAACCCAGTACCCAGCGCAATAAACGGGCCTACGGCTACGACGCCTTTGGTGATCCGGCACACCGCATTGCCATGGAGCGGGCCCGGGATACCGGCGAGGCCACGATGACCGGCAAAGTTGTGCTGGTGCAGGAGCAGGTGGACGATGAACAGGCCGGTTTCCTCATGTACTTCCCGGTGTACGAGGGCGACAAGGTTCCCCAGATCCTGGAAGAGCGCCGTATGCGGCTACGGGGCTTTGTCTTCAGCGCCTTCCGTATGAACAATCTGATGGATGGCATCGTTGGGCTGATTTCGCCATTTCTGGACGTGCGTATCTACGACAGTGACGTTCCCGTGGAAGACGCGCTCATGTACGGCTCCAACCTGGGCTCCCTGGAGAACGAGTACACCTTCGAGATGAGCCAGAAGGTCCGGCATGGCGGCCGTACCTGGCTGCTCCAGACCCGCACCACACCGGCCTTCGATTACCTGGCGTCCGACCCGCGGCCGCTGATTGTGGCGGTGGCCGGTCTGATCATCAGCGTCCTGCTGTTCGCTTTCGCGTTGGTCATGGTGCGCTCGCGCCTGTTGGCCCAGATCAATGCCGGTCGATACCGGGCCATTACCGAGGGTGCGAGCAACGTCACGCTAATCCTCGACCGTAGGGGACGGCTCAACTACGTCAGTCCTTCATCGGAAACAATACTCGGATTCGACCCAACCCGGGTCTCCGAACTTACGCTTGAACAACAGGTCCACCCGGATGACTGGCCACAGTTGCAGCAGTGTTTCGAACAGGCGTTGACCGAGCCGGGCAGGGCACTGCCGGTGGTGCACGCCCGTATTCGAGATGCCGAAGGCGGCTGGCGCAATATGGAGGGCACGTACACTGCGATGATCGACGTGCCGGGGGTTAACGGTGTGGTATTGAGTCTGCGCGACCTCACCGAGCTAAAGGCGGCCCAGTCTGAACTGCATCGCCTGGCGTTTTACGACCCTTTGACCGGACTGGCCAACCGCCAGTTGTTTCGCGACCGTTTGGAACACGTTATTCGTCGCTGCAAGCGTAGCGGCAAATCCGCAGCCCTGATGTTCCTCGATCTGGACGGTTTCAAGCGGATCAACGATACCCTGGGCCACGACGTCGGCGACGAGTTGCTGAGTACGGTTGCAGGCTGGCTGCAGGGGTGCGTACGGGAGGAGGATTCGGTCGCCCGGCTGGGCGGCGACGAATTCGTTGTGCTGTTGTCGGAAGTTACCGGCTCCGACGCGGCGGCCACCGTGGCAGAAAATATCCTGCGCCGACTGTGTCAGCGCATCCGTCTGGGTGAGCATGAAGTCGGTGTGACGGTCAGTATCGGTCTGGCGATGATTCCCGACGACAGTGAGGACGCCACCTCCCTGATGAAATACGCCGATCTCGCCATGTACCGGGCGAAGGAGATGGGGCGCAACAATGCGCAGTTCTTTACGCCGGCGATGAACATTCAGGCCGCCCGTCGCATGCTGCAGCAGGAGGAGCTCGCCAATGCGCTGGAGTCGGACAGCTTCACGTTGCATTACCAGCCCAAGTTCGACCTGGCTCGGGAGACGGTTCTTGGAGTGGAGGCGTTCCTGCGCTGGCAGCATCCCGAGCGAGGTTTGATTCCGGCCAACCAGTTCATCAGCCTGGCGGAAGAGTCCGGTCTGATCGTGCGTTTGGGGGAGATGGCCCTGCGCCAGGCCTGTATCGAGATCCAGGCGCTGGAACGGGCAGGGTTCGAGAACCTGCACGTGTCCGTCAACCTCTCGTCGCGGCAGATTACCGATCCCCGATTCCTGGAGATGTTCCGCCAGGTGATTACCGAAACCGGCGTGGCACCGGAACGATTGGAGCTCGAGCTGCCCTCGGAACTGCTGAACGAAGATCCGGAGACCGTCCAGCGCCTGCTCGGATCGCTGCATGACATTGGTGTGTACCTGATCCTCGACAACTTTGGCGCCAGCAATTGCTCGCTGGCGGCGATGCAACGGCTGCCGCTGAATGCGGTGAAGATCGACCATGAGTTTATCCGCGACATCCCCTACAATGCGACCGCTACCGATGTGACGTCGGCTGTCATCGCCCTTGCGCACAAGCTGCACCTGACCGTCATTGCCGAAGGGGTTGAAACACCCCAGCAACTGAACTTCCTTCGCGCTGCCGGCTGCGCCCAGGCCCAGGGCAACCTGTTCAGCTATCCGCTCGACGAAGATGCCCTGATTGGTTTCCTGTTGCGCCAGGAAGAGCGGTTAACGCTATAG
- a CDS encoding DegQ family serine endoprotease: MPTKNLSVWFAPILALMMVISARAQAELPDFTGLVKENTSAVVNISTTQAPPAQGSSRFDQDQLDQMPDFFRRFFEGPNSPFGGGQPGRQQPLHSMGSGFIVSDDGYVLTNNHVVEGADEVIVRLSDRRELAARVVGTDPRSDLAVLKINAQDLPVVKMGKSSELEQGEWVFAIGSPFGFDYTVTAGIVSAIGRSLPSENYVPFIQTDVAINPGNSGGPLFNLEGEVVGINSQIYTRSGGFMGVSFAIPIDVAMNVFDQIRDQGFVSRGWLGVLIQEVNRDLAESFGLNRPRGALVAEVLPDSPAEAAGLQPGDIILEYEGQSINLSSDLPPMVGRTKINETAELLVLRNGDEVELDVKIGELPEDRMAREDQPAEPSPTAGPLGLSVVNLTDEQREQLGIENGVRVRNVGPGPALDAGIRPNDVIRKLNNETVNSIDDFQRIASNLPKGKAVPVLVMRDGQSTFLVIKTEE; this comes from the coding sequence ATGCCCACAAAGAACCTGAGTGTCTGGTTTGCACCCATTCTGGCTTTAATGATGGTGATCTCGGCACGCGCCCAAGCGGAGCTTCCCGACTTCACGGGGCTCGTCAAGGAAAATACGTCTGCGGTGGTTAACATCAGTACGACACAGGCGCCCCCGGCGCAGGGGTCCTCGCGGTTTGACCAGGACCAACTCGACCAGATGCCGGATTTCTTCCGTCGCTTCTTCGAAGGGCCGAATTCGCCATTCGGTGGTGGACAGCCCGGGCGTCAGCAGCCGCTTCACTCCATGGGCTCCGGTTTCATCGTGTCCGACGACGGTTATGTCCTGACCAATAATCACGTGGTTGAAGGGGCTGACGAAGTCATCGTCCGCCTGAGCGACCGTCGCGAGCTGGCGGCGCGCGTGGTGGGCACCGATCCCCGCTCCGACCTGGCCGTACTTAAGATCAATGCCCAGGATCTACCCGTAGTAAAAATGGGTAAATCCAGCGAACTCGAACAGGGTGAGTGGGTGTTTGCCATCGGCTCGCCATTCGGTTTCGACTACACGGTGACGGCGGGTATCGTCAGCGCCATTGGCCGTTCGCTGCCATCGGAGAACTATGTTCCCTTTATCCAGACGGACGTGGCGATCAACCCGGGTAATTCCGGAGGCCCTTTGTTCAACCTGGAGGGCGAAGTGGTCGGTATTAACTCCCAGATCTATACCCGTTCAGGGGGCTTCATGGGGGTTTCCTTTGCCATCCCCATCGACGTCGCCATGAACGTATTCGACCAGATTCGCGATCAGGGCTTCGTTTCACGCGGCTGGTTGGGCGTGCTTATCCAGGAGGTCAATCGTGACCTGGCCGAATCGTTTGGCCTGAACCGTCCTCGTGGTGCCCTGGTGGCCGAAGTCCTGCCGGACTCGCCGGCCGAGGCCGCTGGGCTGCAGCCGGGCGATATTATCCTCGAGTATGAGGGGCAGTCGATCAATCTGTCCTCCGATTTACCGCCGATGGTCGGTCGCACCAAGATCAACGAAACCGCTGAACTGCTGGTGCTTCGCAACGGCGACGAGGTGGAACTGGACGTAAAGATCGGCGAACTGCCGGAAGATCGCATGGCTCGTGAGGATCAGCCTGCCGAGCCGTCGCCCACTGCCGGTCCATTGGGTCTGTCCGTGGTCAACCTGACTGACGAGCAGCGCGAGCAGTTGGGCATCGAGAATGGCGTGCGGGTGCGTAATGTGGGGCCGGGGCCGGCACTGGATGCCGGTATTCGTCCCAACGATGTGATTCGCAAGCTTAATAACGAAACCGTGAATTCAATCGATGACTTCCAGCGTATCGCCTCAAACCTGCCCAAAGGTAAGGCCGTTCCTGTGCTGGTGATGCGTGACGGTCAATCAACCTTCCTGGTGATCAAGACCGAAGAGTAG
- a CDS encoding SoxR reducing system RseC family protein codes for MIEESGTVVALEGDEVWVQTIRQSSCGSCSARKGCGQGALASITDGRANQVRVRNTCGAGVGDHVVLGIEESQLLRASLLVYALPLLGLLVGALVGAGLWPGLDLAAIASGGLGLTAGFVTLKVVSGGRGQADYLRPVLLRIDLRHVAPEPLFIRDPGALNP; via the coding sequence ATGATCGAGGAAAGCGGAACAGTGGTTGCCCTCGAAGGCGATGAGGTCTGGGTCCAGACTATACGCCAGAGTTCCTGTGGCAGTTGCAGTGCGCGCAAGGGATGTGGTCAGGGCGCCTTGGCGAGTATCACCGACGGGCGGGCCAACCAGGTCAGGGTACGCAATACCTGCGGTGCTGGCGTCGGTGACCATGTTGTGCTGGGTATCGAAGAGTCCCAGCTGTTGCGGGCATCGCTGCTGGTATATGCCCTGCCACTGCTCGGGTTGCTGGTTGGCGCCCTGGTGGGTGCTGGTCTTTGGCCAGGGCTGGACCTGGCGGCCATCGCCAGCGGAGGCCTAGGTCTCACGGCTGGTTTCGTCACGCTCAAGGTGGTTTCCGGTGGTCGGGGACAGGCGGATTACCTACGCCCTGTGTTGCTTCGGATTGATCTGCGTCATGTGGCGCCGGAGCCTCTGTTCATACGGGATCCCGGCGCGTTAAATCCTTGA
- a CDS encoding MucB/RseB C-terminal domain-containing protein: MSMCFNTRARSAAMRACLVLLLFLFTAATQAEQASTTAESWLERLGPALNSTSYKGVFVYSRGEQVSSMRIVHRYDNGEVQERLVIQDGDQGEIIRRGGRVFCVLPTHGRIQLDAVLPSGPFSEAFADKLAPFRRWYAARMLDDDRVAGHEAVVIALNPKDIHRYHYRLWLEKTSGLLVKSQVLTNEEQVLERFQFTMLELTSDIPDSEFRIPDSEKARKITLDSPEPRPEVHPQVGWQLGWHPDGFRATPSPKGKDGQVKAFSDGLASFSVFVSPVGEMDMPTGVSRIGATTIFLRKLTAGDQRHLITVVGEIPPHTAMKVAESVTIEASSAASGSEL; the protein is encoded by the coding sequence ATGTCTATGTGCTTCAATACCCGGGCGCGTTCCGCAGCGATGCGTGCATGCCTGGTACTACTGCTTTTTCTGTTTACCGCTGCCACCCAGGCCGAGCAGGCCTCCACGACGGCTGAAAGCTGGCTTGAGCGTTTGGGCCCCGCCCTGAACTCCACCAGCTACAAGGGTGTGTTTGTCTACAGTCGGGGTGAGCAGGTCAGTTCCATGCGCATTGTCCATCGTTACGATAATGGCGAAGTGCAGGAACGGCTGGTGATCCAGGATGGCGATCAGGGCGAGATAATCCGCCGGGGTGGCCGCGTATTTTGCGTGTTGCCCACTCACGGCCGCATTCAACTGGATGCCGTATTGCCCTCGGGCCCTTTCTCAGAAGCCTTCGCCGACAAGCTGGCTCCCTTTCGTCGTTGGTACGCGGCAAGGATGCTGGATGATGATCGGGTAGCAGGGCATGAGGCGGTGGTTATCGCCCTCAATCCAAAGGACATTCATCGCTATCACTATCGTCTTTGGCTGGAAAAGACGTCGGGTCTGTTAGTGAAGAGTCAGGTGCTGACCAACGAAGAGCAAGTGCTCGAACGTTTCCAGTTCACCATGCTGGAGCTTACCAGCGACATCCCGGACAGCGAGTTCCGGATTCCCGACTCAGAAAAGGCTCGTAAGATTACTCTTGATAGCCCGGAGCCGCGTCCAGAGGTTCATCCACAGGTGGGGTGGCAACTGGGCTGGCATCCTGACGGTTTCCGCGCCACACCGTCTCCGAAAGGGAAGGACGGCCAGGTGAAAGCGTTTTCCGATGGTTTGGCTTCGTTTTCGGTGTTCGTCTCACCGGTAGGTGAAATGGATATGCCAACCGGTGTTTCCCGCATCGGCGCGACGACGATCTTCCTGCGCAAATTGACGGCTGGTGACCAACGCCACCTGATTACTGTCGTAGGCGAAATACCGCCGCATACGGCAATGAAGGTGGCAGAGTCAGTCACCATCGAAGCCTCCTCCGCGGCTTCGGGTAGTGAGCTCTAG
- a CDS encoding sigma-E factor negative regulatory protein has protein sequence MDERLKETLSAMMDDQADELAVRRVLSQASKSEVRGQWHRWQQLRSLMHDERRDLATVDVSAAVRAELDDAPARAQLSDVPVRNTTARRSMRWSAVAAVSLALLVGFGAGAQWGVPTGDGETALAAGVTGQAGQVDPAMGAVPEIALQGLDEEQREQMSRYLLEHAQNNSVGMGYGTMGYARVASASTGVR, from the coding sequence ATGGATGAACGTCTGAAAGAGACGCTGTCTGCCATGATGGATGACCAGGCTGATGAGCTCGCGGTACGTCGTGTGTTATCCCAGGCCAGTAAATCCGAAGTGCGGGGGCAGTGGCATCGGTGGCAGCAGTTACGCAGCCTGATGCATGACGAGCGTCGTGATCTCGCCACGGTAGACGTCAGTGCAGCCGTGCGGGCAGAGCTGGACGATGCTCCGGCCCGGGCACAGTTGTCGGACGTACCGGTCCGCAATACGACGGCCCGTCGATCCATGCGTTGGTCTGCGGTTGCCGCCGTATCGTTGGCGCTACTGGTTGGCTTTGGTGCCGGTGCCCAGTGGGGTGTTCCAACGGGTGATGGAGAAACGGCATTGGCGGCAGGCGTTACTGGACAGGCCGGGCAGGTCGATCCGGCCATGGGTGCCGTGCCGGAGATTGCCTTGCAGGGCCTTGATGAGGAACAGCGCGAACAAATGAGTCGTTATCTACTGGAACATGCACAAAACAATAGTGTAGGTATGGGCTATGGAACCATGGGGTACGCTCGTGTCGCCAGTGCATCCACCGGGGTTCGTTAG
- the rpoE gene encoding RNA polymerase sigma factor RpoE, which produces MTSVTDNAPQAPSESQTDKQLVQRVKRGDKSAFDFLVLKYQSRVASIISRYTSDSQDILDLTQETFVKAYRAIERFRGDSAFYTWLYRIAVNTAKNFLESRGRRPKGSMEAEEAERLDSGDWLRDVATPEKLLQREEMYEVMQRAIAGLPEELRSALLLREYEGLSYEDIARILECPIGTVRSRIFRARDAVDRELAPLMDMD; this is translated from the coding sequence ATGACATCGGTGACAGACAACGCGCCGCAGGCTCCCAGTGAGAGCCAGACGGACAAGCAGCTCGTTCAGCGCGTCAAGCGTGGAGACAAATCCGCCTTCGACTTCCTTGTGCTCAAGTATCAGTCGCGGGTGGCCTCCATCATCAGCCGTTATACCAGTGATTCCCAGGATATCCTCGACCTGACCCAGGAAACCTTCGTCAAGGCTTACCGTGCCATCGAACGTTTTCGCGGTGACAGCGCCTTCTACACCTGGCTATACCGTATTGCGGTCAATACCGCCAAGAATTTCCTGGAGTCCCGCGGCCGCCGCCCGAAGGGCAGTATGGAAGCGGAAGAAGCGGAGCGTCTGGATTCCGGCGACTGGCTGCGGGATGTTGCCACGCCGGAGAAATTGCTGCAGCGCGAAGAGATGTATGAGGTTATGCAGCGTGCCATTGCCGGATTGCCCGAGGAATTGCGATCAGCCCTTCTGTTGAGGGAATACGAAGGGCTGAGCTACGAAGATATTGCCCGTATCCTGGAGTGCCCGATCGGAACCGTGCGCTCCCGTATTTTCCGGGCGCGGGACGCAGTGGATCGCGAACTCGCCCCGTTGATGGATATGGACTGA
- the nadB gene encoding L-aspartate oxidase: protein MPQSHQYDVLIIGSGAAGLAVALNLPSHLKVAVISKGELSSGSTLWAQGGIAAVLDSEDSIEAHIQDTLDAGADLCHEDAVRFTVEHSRESIEWLIDKGVAFTRDEEHNYHLTREGGHSRRRIIHAADATGQAVSHTLSDQARACPNVDIMEHRVAVDLITHRKLALPGNRCVGAYVLNLDDSHVELFSARFVVIATGGASKAYRYTSNPDGASGDGIAMAWRAGCRVANMEFNQFHPTCMYHPHAKSFLITEAVRGEGGQLLLPDGSSFMERFDPRGELAPRDIVARAIDHEMKRLGADHLYLDISHKPADFIKTHFPTIYEKCLDFGVDMTRDPIPVVPAAHYTCGGVMTDNRARTDVNQLYVVGEAAFTGLHGANRMASNSLLECLVYGRAAAEDIARYDADIPPPPEAPAWDESQVRDSDEDVVISHNWDELRHFMWDYVGIVRTTKRLQRAKHRVDLLSREIGEFYNNYRVSNDLLELRNLVTVSDLIICSALQRRESRGLHYTLDYPGLLHEARDTILTPTTFRSIAP, encoded by the coding sequence ATGCCACAGTCTCACCAATATGATGTCCTCATTATCGGCAGCGGTGCCGCCGGCCTGGCCGTCGCCCTCAACCTGCCCTCGCACCTGAAAGTCGCCGTGATCAGCAAGGGCGAACTCTCCAGCGGCTCCACCCTGTGGGCCCAGGGTGGGATCGCCGCGGTGCTGGATTCCGAGGACAGCATCGAGGCCCACATCCAGGACACGCTCGATGCCGGTGCCGACTTGTGCCACGAAGATGCCGTGCGCTTTACCGTCGAACATAGCCGTGAAAGCATCGAATGGCTGATCGATAAAGGCGTCGCCTTCACCCGGGACGAGGAGCACAACTATCACCTGACCCGCGAGGGTGGCCATAGCCGCCGGCGCATCATCCACGCCGCCGACGCCACCGGCCAGGCGGTCTCCCACACGTTAAGCGACCAGGCCCGCGCCTGCCCCAACGTGGATATCATGGAGCATCGCGTGGCCGTGGACCTGATTACCCACCGCAAGCTGGCGCTTCCAGGCAACCGTTGCGTCGGCGCTTATGTGCTGAATCTTGACGACAGTCATGTGGAACTCTTCAGCGCCCGCTTTGTAGTGATCGCCACGGGCGGCGCGAGCAAGGCTTACCGCTATACCAGCAACCCCGATGGCGCTTCGGGCGATGGTATCGCCATGGCGTGGCGCGCCGGGTGCCGGGTGGCAAACATGGAATTCAACCAGTTCCATCCCACCTGCATGTACCACCCGCACGCCAAGTCGTTCCTGATCACCGAGGCTGTTCGAGGTGAAGGTGGACAGCTACTGCTGCCGGACGGTTCGTCCTTTATGGAACGCTTTGATCCGAGAGGCGAACTGGCGCCACGGGACATTGTCGCGCGGGCGATCGACCACGAGATGAAACGCCTGGGGGCGGATCATCTCTATCTGGACATCAGCCACAAGCCGGCGGACTTCATCAAGACCCACTTCCCCACGATCTACGAGAAGTGCCTCGACTTCGGTGTGGACATGACCCGCGACCCTATCCCGGTGGTGCCCGCGGCTCATTACACCTGCGGTGGCGTAATGACCGACAATCGCGCCCGCACTGACGTCAACCAGCTGTATGTCGTGGGCGAGGCTGCATTTACCGGCCTGCATGGCGCCAACCGCATGGCCAGCAACTCCCTGCTGGAATGCCTGGTGTACGGTCGCGCGGCGGCTGAAGACATTGCACGCTATGACGCCGACATTCCTCCCCCGCCGGAGGCACCTGCCTGGGACGAATCACAGGTGCGCGATTCCGATGAGGATGTGGTGATCTCCCACAATTGGGATGAGCTACGACACTTCATGTGGGACTACGTCGGCATCGTGAGGACCACCAAGCGCCTGCAGCGGGCCAAGCACCGTGTGGACTTGCTATCGCGGGAAATTGGCGAGTTCTACAATAATTACCGGGTCTCCAACGACCTGCTGGAGCTGCGCAACCTGGTCACCGTCTCCGACCTGATCATCTGCTCGGCCCTGCAACGGCGGGAAAGCCGGGGGCTGCACTATACGCTGGATTACCCAGGCCTGCTGCACGAAGCCAGGGATACAATCCTGACGCCGACGACATTTCGCTCGATCGCCCCCTAA
- a CDS encoding succinate dehydrogenase assembly factor 2: MQHDVEYKRLYWHSRRGMLELDVLLIPFLEEVYPSLPDDDKARYRKLIDCEDTEIYQWFMQRERPQDENLQVIVDMILKRVQPD, encoded by the coding sequence ATGCAACACGATGTCGAATACAAGCGCCTGTACTGGCATAGCCGCCGCGGCATGCTGGAGCTGGACGTCCTGCTGATCCCCTTTCTCGAGGAAGTCTATCCGAGCCTGCCAGACGATGATAAGGCGCGCTACCGCAAACTGATCGACTGCGAGGACACCGAGATCTACCAGTGGTTCATGCAGCGTGAACGACCGCAGGACGAAAACCTGCAGGTCATCGTCGACATGATCCTCAAGCGTGTCCAGCCGGATTGA